A genomic segment from Syntrophotalea acetylenivorans encodes:
- a CDS encoding nitrous oxide-stimulated promoter family protein yields the protein MTYMKPTNRLHNLLKQRKLRRDLKTLALFTAIYCRNHHQGTKNRFTPKELPVPVPEFDRHTYCNECQELLNYAVSRRLRCPLDPKPTCRRCPKNCYTQTKREEIREVMSFSGPYLVKHGRFDLLWRMYFG from the coding sequence ATGACTTACATGAAACCGACAAACAGACTACATAACCTCCTTAAGCAGAGGAAACTACGCCGCGACCTTAAAACACTGGCTCTGTTTACCGCGATCTACTGCCGGAACCACCACCAGGGCACAAAAAATAGGTTTACGCCAAAGGAGCTGCCCGTACCTGTGCCGGAGTTTGATCGTCATACCTACTGCAACGAATGCCAAGAGCTTTTAAACTATGCCGTTTCCCGCCGCTTACGCTGCCCCCTCGACCCGAAACCGACCTGTCGTCGATGTCCGAAAAACTGTTACACCCAGACGAAACGTGAGGAAATTCGAGAAGTGATGTCCTTTAGCGGCCCTTACCTCGTTAAACATGGACGATTCGATCTGCTCTGGCGAATGTATTTCGGCTGA